A region of Edaphobacter acidisoli DNA encodes the following proteins:
- a CDS encoding RHS repeat domain-containing protein, whose amino-acid sequence MQELFPVPPKILNDSGDHDEFQCLQQDQQINATYRVRQLALVMIALVAVFGGTRSMAQAPPGVYADAHNPSGTPDPDKLDVIWSVNNITGALSVKVPFPSGPTSARGPRIPFALLYNSSATVSLQEANTYSSAMDLGFTVLNSSIVNYKWMPGSYNAATAPVGPWSTTGPFLTDTVTTIPNYTPVYNVNGSQIDGPTVAGCQISGPYLYSDETGSTHEMNVAYVNGYEGGSSASQCTQYYGSPTNATTWDGSDLQTAISVTGANIGVATQGGYGPSILYPNGTQYWGSAGFWSSGTLEDANGNVASIAQDSAGRTTFATNFPIAQVGEIAAKTYTVTTEDASGNNENYSVTVSQVPVGVWTMPHPQQDPNDPSTWEICCFNPGGAGNVTASVQPMTSSSVDAVTAITLPNGTAYGFIYDPLYGTIQRINFPTGGYVRFVWGVRGDCGGYGDFSRISCLVVTDAYISSGSGEDHWSYNFPTTSSSGYITSLTSTVTAPDGSYTSYTGTATQYSSTLFPWGAPSWQETSKLIYTSAGKLLESVATTYAGAYPGQITTTLYDGATPLQKQTQLKYDGYDNVIEKDESDYYSCSGNPCAAAANPPAWLRKTFTNYLWSSPNPTQPSYPYSQAHIVDKPSQVTVTDGSGNPVSMVQYNYDEFPLSGSAGILNHDDANYPATMVGPRGNLTSEKHCLAFSGSNCANWNPPTTYRYDLAGMVVSETDPKSYTTTYSYADAYQGFTPRQPTDAYLTLATYANNATDHYSYYYTTGQLASHTDWNSQITSYSYGDSLNRLTEIDYPPGGGSMMVNYNGDPTPPKVTVTTTTGEAAGPIVRTTLYDGLGRVVQTQLNSDSGVDYVDTTYNTMGQVYSTSNPYRTLRDPTYGLTLFPLYDALGRKQTQTQPDSSSLIWTYAGNATTYTDEASHSWARTSDGLGRLTQVMELGTPANPLNLETDYRYDALDNLTSVNQIGNSSVGETPRARSFTYDPLSRLIVASNPETGTIQYSYDANGNLVQKLSQPINLATAPTILGYCYDVLNRVTYKFYSVPNCSSPSSGVLVASYTYDSSSLSGTSNTIGRLTEEDAISNGVVYSKRIPYAYDAMGRVTSELQCVFTKCTTDYPGYSTYKYDLAGKLTDYSNGLGTTLFSTQYDGAGHVLSVKSSWNDATHPPMLFSNPSYSPAGGLTGALYGTGLTVIRFYDSRLRVNGETDTGSIVQSYGTSGTTSITITGSEQSK is encoded by the coding sequence ATGCAAGAGTTGTTTCCAGTTCCCCCCAAAATACTTAATGACTCAGGTGACCACGATGAATTCCAATGCCTGCAGCAGGATCAGCAGATAAATGCGACCTATAGAGTTCGTCAGCTAGCACTTGTAATGATCGCCTTAGTTGCCGTATTCGGAGGTACCCGCTCAATGGCACAGGCACCTCCTGGCGTCTATGCGGACGCGCACAACCCTTCGGGTACCCCTGATCCAGATAAGCTAGATGTAATTTGGAGTGTCAACAATATTACGGGCGCTCTGAGCGTCAAGGTTCCGTTTCCTTCAGGCCCGACGAGTGCCAGAGGACCAAGGATTCCATTCGCTCTTCTCTACAATTCATCCGCGACAGTTTCCCTACAGGAAGCAAATACCTATTCCAGCGCGATGGATTTAGGTTTTACAGTCCTTAATTCTTCAATAGTTAACTACAAGTGGATGCCCGGAAGTTACAATGCCGCGACAGCCCCTGTCGGCCCATGGTCAACCACGGGGCCATTTTTGACCGATACTGTAACAACTATTCCCAATTACACTCCTGTATATAACGTAAATGGAAGTCAGATAGACGGTCCCACTGTAGCGGGATGTCAGATATCTGGTCCATACCTTTATTCGGACGAGACCGGGTCTACCCATGAGATGAACGTGGCCTATGTGAACGGGTACGAAGGAGGAAGTTCCGCTTCGCAATGTACTCAGTACTACGGCTCTCCCACTAATGCCACTACCTGGGACGGATCTGACCTTCAAACGGCAATATCTGTAACAGGCGCTAACATCGGGGTCGCCACGCAAGGCGGTTATGGTCCTTCAATTCTTTACCCAAACGGAACTCAATACTGGGGTAGCGCCGGATTCTGGTCAAGCGGGACACTTGAAGACGCCAATGGGAATGTGGCTTCCATAGCTCAGGACAGCGCAGGTAGAACTACCTTCGCGACAAACTTCCCAATCGCGCAGGTTGGCGAGATTGCCGCAAAAACATACACCGTTACCACGGAGGATGCTAGCGGAAACAATGAGAACTATTCTGTGACGGTTTCTCAGGTCCCGGTAGGTGTCTGGACCATGCCCCACCCTCAACAAGATCCCAACGACCCATCCACGTGGGAAATCTGTTGTTTTAATCCTGGCGGCGCAGGCAACGTCACTGCTTCAGTTCAGCCGATGACCTCCTCATCAGTGGATGCAGTGACCGCGATCACATTGCCGAATGGCACTGCGTACGGTTTCATTTATGACCCGCTATATGGGACGATTCAGAGAATCAATTTCCCCACTGGTGGCTATGTTCGATTCGTGTGGGGAGTCCGCGGCGATTGTGGGGGGTACGGGGACTTCTCGCGCATCTCATGTCTCGTCGTAACCGACGCATACATTTCATCTGGGTCGGGCGAAGATCACTGGTCGTATAACTTTCCTACTACATCCAGTTCAGGTTATATAACTTCGTTAACGTCGACGGTGACCGCCCCCGATGGAAGCTATACGTCATATACAGGTACGGCGACGCAATACAGCAGTACTCTCTTTCCCTGGGGTGCGCCATCATGGCAGGAGACATCCAAGCTTATCTACACAAGCGCTGGTAAGCTACTTGAATCGGTGGCAACAACTTATGCTGGTGCGTATCCAGGTCAAATAACGACAACTCTCTACGATGGCGCTACACCGCTACAGAAGCAGACACAGCTGAAATACGATGGGTATGACAACGTCATTGAGAAGGACGAGTCTGATTATTATTCCTGTTCAGGCAACCCATGTGCTGCGGCGGCAAACCCTCCAGCATGGTTGCGCAAAACCTTTACTAATTATTTGTGGTCGAGTCCTAACCCGACGCAGCCATCCTATCCTTACTCTCAGGCCCATATTGTCGATAAGCCATCACAGGTAACTGTTACTGATGGTTCTGGAAACCCTGTTTCAATGGTTCAGTACAATTACGACGAGTTCCCTTTATCGGGAAGTGCCGGAATTCTGAATCACGATGACGCGAATTACCCGGCAACGATGGTCGGGCCTCGGGGAAATCTTACCTCTGAGAAACATTGCCTCGCCTTTTCGGGAAGCAACTGTGCCAACTGGAATCCGCCTACGACCTATAGGTACGATTTAGCGGGGATGGTTGTCAGTGAGACAGATCCGAAGTCATATACAACAACCTATAGCTATGCCGACGCGTACCAAGGATTTACTCCACGTCAACCAACAGATGCCTATCTTACATTGGCAACCTATGCCAACAATGCAACTGACCACTACTCATATTACTACACGACGGGGCAGCTCGCATCTCATACAGATTGGAACAGTCAGATTACAAGTTATTCTTATGGTGACAGTCTAAACCGCCTGACTGAGATAGATTATCCGCCAGGTGGTGGCAGCATGATGGTCAACTATAACGGCGACCCCACCCCGCCAAAAGTTACTGTAACGACCACAACCGGTGAAGCGGCAGGTCCTATCGTTCGTACGACGCTCTACGATGGGCTCGGGAGGGTAGTGCAAACGCAGCTGAACTCCGACTCGGGTGTCGATTATGTGGACACCACATACAACACAATGGGACAGGTCTACTCCACTTCAAATCCTTATCGAACTCTGAGGGATCCAACTTATGGATTGACTTTATTTCCGCTCTACGATGCCCTGGGACGTAAGCAAACTCAAACTCAACCGGACAGTTCGTCGCTGATCTGGACGTATGCGGGGAATGCGACCACTTATACAGACGAAGCAAGTCATTCCTGGGCTCGAACGAGTGACGGACTGGGCCGCTTGACACAGGTGATGGAGCTAGGGACGCCTGCGAATCCATTGAACCTGGAAACGGACTACCGTTACGATGCGTTGGATAATCTTACAAGCGTCAATCAGATTGGCAATTCTTCTGTTGGTGAAACACCACGAGCGCGCAGCTTCACATATGACCCGCTGTCTCGCCTCATTGTCGCATCGAATCCAGAAACGGGAACCATTCAATACAGCTATGATGCGAATGGAAATCTAGTCCAGAAATTGTCACAGCCGATCAATTTAGCCACAGCACCAACGATACTTGGCTACTGCTATGACGTACTGAACAGAGTTACGTATAAGTTTTACAGTGTCCCCAACTGCTCAAGCCCATCCAGTGGAGTTCTTGTTGCTTCCTACACTTATGATTCTTCCAGTCTTTCTGGCACGTCAAATACGATAGGACGTCTGACGGAAGAGGATGCCATCTCTAATGGGGTGGTCTACTCTAAACGCATTCCTTATGCTTACGATGCGATGGGAAGGGTAACAAGCGAGCTGCAATGCGTCTTCACGAAGTGCACGACTGATTACCCAGGATACTCTACCTACAAGTATGATCTTGCCGGTAAGCTGACAGACTATAGCAACGGTCTCGGAACAACGCTATTTTCAACTCAATATGATGGCGCTGGCCACGTTCTGTCCGTAAAGAGTAGCTGGAATGATGCAACTCATCCGCCAATGCTGTTCTCGAATCCGTCTTATAGTCCTGCTGGAGGCTTAACGGGAGCGCTCTATGGAACCGGATTGACTGTCATCCGGTTTTATGACTCGAGACTCAGGGTAAATGGTGAAACGGATACGGGAAGTATTGTTCAGAGCTACGGAACAAGCGGGACTACCTCAATCACTATCACTGGATCGGAGCAGAGCAAATGA